A window of Cinclus cinclus chromosome 17, bCinCin1.1, whole genome shotgun sequence genomic DNA:
GGGCAGATGGGAGATGCCTTCTGGAAAACTGAGGAGGTTAAACTTGATGTTTTCTAGTTTTGTTAAAGGACCTCAGACAGATTGGTGTAATTTCATTGAAGGAGATACAGTTTTTGCTTCAACATGATCTTTTTTTACTATGTTATCACTGTCATCAGTATGAAgtaaaaaaaaggtaaaaaatactTCATCAGTATGAAgtaaaaaatcaacattttttttaacagactCACTataattctgttttcctcttgaTTGCTGGACTTTGGCAATCATTTAGTGATTTCTGTTCTGCTGGTTCTTTTGTGCTTGTGTCTTTCAGCCTAGTCAACATCTGTATGCCTGAGGGGGAAAAGACAAGCTATGAGTAGTTTTCTTCCTTGTGAGAAAAGCTTAAGGTTTCATCAATGTGAGAAAAACTTAAGGTTTCATCAATGTGacccaaagatttttttttttcatttcttgaaaGTTCAAAGtagcacttcttttttttttttttttaatatatatctCATTTATGTTGGATTGGTTGATTCAACCACGTAGACTGTGgaagaagctgcagcagcaagacCAAGAGCTAATACCTTGATCATGACTTGCTGTAGTGCTTCCAAAGggcttgtttttatttttaaacttttaattcATACTTTTGTGTCAGaaaagaggagggggaaggtGCTGATTTCCAAACAAACTCCCCTGCAGCAAGGGCCAGTCTGTGGTGCCCTGGGGTTCAGGCTGTGCCTCCAGGAGATGGCAGCACAGCTTTGCTGTTATTtcttgcagctgctctgcagagaggaaaaagcagatTAATTTCTGCTCATTCACATTTGGTACCAAGTGCAGAGATTTTGAGTGGCAGAAGCCTGAAATTCGAGAGGGCTGCAGCCCTGAAGGATGCTTACTGCAAGTAAGCTGGAATTATTAATTACTTAAATAACTTGACTTGGTTATAAAACATTAATGGTTTGTGTATACAACATCATCCATAGTTAAGGGGATAAAGACTTAATCAGAAATGCTCTGCATTTTCACTTTCCCTAGTTAATTTCTTCTACAACTATTGAATTTTTTATCaatatcaaaataattaattccaaCTCATCTTTCATTGTCTATCACTTTTTTCCACCTCGTTAACATCTCACTTTCAAGTTGCAAACAGCCCAAGTAATTTTACacaattttagatttttttagtCCTCAcaattttagggttttttcctttttgaagggggaggagtaaaaaaattaatactgtGTGGCATCCCTGACTGTACAAGAGTAGTTCCTTTGTCACAGAATGTCTTACGAGATTCCCAGTATTAAATGGAAAGCATGGCCTGGAACTTTTTGAATAGAACTCGTGTTgttctttgggttttatacATGTAGGGTGGAGACTATTGAACAGAAACAGTCATCTAATTATTTGGAGACATTGGCTAAATATCAGGGATCTTTTGTCTGTCAGCTGCCATCTCTTTACCAGTAGGTGCAAATGACCTTTGAAGTTTCAGTAGTTCTGCATTTCTGTCTTTGGGGGAATTTGTTTCTagacttcctttttttttttttttttttatttttttttaaacaattttagTCCACTTTTACTTTTGGGGGGCAGCCaatagtttttcttctttaaatgtATCTTGTGTGAAAACCTTCTCCTGTGTaattaagaaaacatttatgctaagttatcttttctttctctttacaGTACTAATGGAACAGTAATTAATAAACTGAAAGTGGTTAAGAAGCAGACATGCCCATTACAGACTGGGGATGTGATCTATGTTGTTTACAGAAAAAATGAGCCAGAGAACAGTAAGTGAATAATACTTTTTAAATGGCATGCTTAGTCATTTTCTTTTGAGtcatgagggaaaagaaatatcAGGATAATAAAATTGAGTAGTtctgttttaaagagaaatatgtTTAAAAACAAGTCCCTAGAGAAGAGGTCGTGGATGTGCCAGTTTTTACAGAGACAAATCTGAGTAACTGTCTGAAATTTAAATGTGCCTAGAAGTAATTTTGGTAGAACTAATGCATGGAATGGTAAGTAATGAGATTCTAATCACATGTCCAGTGCTGCTTTTAGAAGTCAGATTACTGGGGTAATTAGTGATGCTTCATATATCCCAGTGAAGCAGTTTTTGGCACCAGTAGGAAAGGCTgcaaaagctttttgttttgtgtgtgtgtgttttgtgtgtgtatgttggctttttttgttttcaagacGTAAGAGGCAGAATGGGGGGGAGATAGGGAAAGCCCTGCAGTGAAAATAGAATTGGTAAACCTGGAACAATGCTGTATTTACAGTTTTCATACAGTAATAAACATGaactgttaatttaaaaaattctagATACATACTCACTGTTGAAATACTTCCTTTATTAAATTGCTGTTCATTTATATACAGACAGATTTATGCTGTCTGGTGTGGATGTTACATGAAGCAGTGATAACctatatttttctgtctgtacAGTTTATCTCACAAATCCTGTCTTAAGTTGGCACTACTGCACTTGATACTACTTAGATGAATCACTTGGGTGAATTTTCCAGGCAATGTCTGAATCACTGATTTCTGTTTGGGTAAATAAGTAGTTAAATTGCCAAGCATCtagttttgctttttcagcttttccatcTTCAAACACAGAGATGAATTTAGATTTGGCATGCCTGTTTGGCCATTCTAAGTCCTACTGAAGGAGACAATATTTTAACTTCTGATCAGAAAAAGGATTGCTACAAATTAATTCTTACTTGCTTGTAGGTGCTTGGAGGTGACAGAAAGGTAGCAAGGTAGAGGAATTTTTGGAACAATATTAAATTGAAGTAAGATTGAAAAGAAAAGGATATTATCCAGTTAGTTTTATTAATAGATTCTAAATTAGTTTCTGGCTGAAACTTACCGCATGTCCTAATCTGTATTTTTGAGAGTTCATGTATCtcacaaagaaatgaaataatattgATTGAAGAGGTTGAGAAGTGAGCTCAGAACTAATAAGCTTCTTCGAAGAACTTTGATTCAAGTATCAGTAAAAATACAGTCTGTTCTGACAGAGCAGATTTTAGGTTTAAGAAATGATTAAGCCTCTGGTTCCATGGCTGGCACAAGTTAAACATCACAcaaaagctgctctgcctggtttcctgagaagaaaagatcttgctgtgctgctcctaATTGCCTCCTAAGTAGGGGTATTAACATGGTACTATTGAGGTGACCCCTCATTTGCCTCTTCCATTATCAGACACTTTGGGGATGCAGCCTCTTGTGAATGGAAGTTGTTTACGTGGGATTCAGTTTAGTGAATTTTTGCTTAAAGAGcatgattaatatttttaaatctctttcagATGTTGCTTATCTTTATGAATCCTTAAACACAAAACATGATGCAACTCAAGATCCAGTAGGTAAGGAAGTAATTCAAGATCCATGAAGAGGAGCTAAGCTCCAATGACTAATGTAACCCTCTTGGGAGAGTTTGATTCCTTGGAATTTTGAAGCCATGATGTGGTGACTGtcacacagatatttttctttcctttccccccttccAACTGTAGAAGTTAATGTAGAAAACCAATGCCATGAGACCAAAGATACCTCAAGTACAGGAAGAAGTAATGATGAGACCCAAATTACCTCATCACTGTCATCTACTCAGTCTTGCTATGAGGAACCACAGCCATCTACTTCTACATCAAACCTCTTTAATGCTGCTTCTACCTCTCTGGTTGAGTCTGCATCTGTTCAGCAGGATAATCCGTCTACATCTGGTGAGACTTGGGTCAAGTATTCAAAGTTTGATCCCACAttcatagaatatgctgagttggaaggaacccattAGGATCACTGAAGCCAGCTCATCAACTGTTATtctggtttttaatttaaacagatTGATCTCTTTCCCCTATCTCAGTCTCTAGAATTTGCTTTGTAAGGTTCTAGTGAAAATACCAAGTGGATATGTGCATTTTAACTTCCTCTCTGTGAGCAGGCAGGGTAAATCCTGATGAATGAGTGAAGGAATTGTGATAATTCCTTTATCCATTTCTCAGCAGTTCATTGGGACCTCATTGGCTCCTATGGAAACAAAGGAGCTGTGATCCCAACCTGTTATGTATGATCAGTATTGCATAACTCCTGCCTGGCATCTTTGTCAGGAAGACCTGGTGTGGATAATAGTCTTAAGAGTAAATACTCCACAACTGAAAGAGGAATGGAGATTTTAAGTAGGGTTACACAACTAATAGGTTGTTTTCCCCCAGGTCTTCCAATTAGTCAGATTGGTTCAGAGTGTGTTTAGTAAACTGTGCAGACTTTGCTTTTCTGCTCCCCTTTTTCCTACTCAGATGTTTGGATTGATGCATGTGCCTCGTCAGGGTTTGAGTACCTTTTGTTTTCACGTGTCCCATAGCTGTGTGCAGTCATGttcatgtttctgtttttattttataggaTCACAGTGCTCAGTTATCACTCCTGTGCCTGCTTTCCCCATCTTAGAATCCATGTGTGTGAGAGCACTGCACGACAAGCATGAAAAGCTGGATGTGAATGCTGAAGCTTCTGCAGTCGCTCCAGAAATCACTGACAAAGAAAATGCGGAATCAGAGTCTCAAAGaacaggggaggaggaaggttTGGAACCTGCTgagaagaaactaaaaaaaggCTAGTACACTGTAGTATTCTGCAATTTAACCCTCACCCCTCCAAACTGAATTACAGCAGCTGTCATCAGTCCTTCAGCTTGTTTCTTGTGTCTCACTTGATTTCTGGTCCCATGAAAATAATGTCTTCAGTAGCAGAAGCTGTAGTGTGTAAAGCAAGAACCTCTTTTGGGACTGTTATCAGTGGACAGTGAATCAGTACATATCTTCCAGggacttttaaaatacttgaataaaaataaattttaaaaagctttaaaaactaTCTTCTGTCTTTGTAGATGAAGATACTTGTCCAAGCCTTTCACCAGCAGCTCCAAGTGAATGTATAATTAAAATTGGCTCTGAAGATGCAAAAACATCAAATGTGAAACCAGATAAAATGGAAGAGACATTAACTTGCATTATCTGCCAAGAACTGCTGCATGACTGTGTAAGGTATGTAAGAGTGACAAAAGCTTTAATCAGTTGGTAATAATGCAAGACATTCAGCTGTTTGAGGAGGTCAGGATAATCAGCATTTTCACAAGCCCtcttgattttccttttcctaccCCATCTAGATAGTCAAATCAATGCTAGAtagtttttttcagtgttatgGATGTAtctgaaagaaatgaaatactTGTATTTGGACtccatttgtttgttttccagcttGCAGCCTTGTATGCATACTTTTTGTGCTGCCTGCTACTCAGGATGGATGGAAAGATCTTCTCTATGTCCAACTTGTCGTTGTCCAGTAGAACGTATTTGTAAAAATCATATATTGAACAACTTGGTTGAAGCTTATCTGATTCAGCATCCAGGCAAGTTGAACCAGTGTCTAGCAGAATCTGATGGATTTCACAAATGAGCTGCCTAACTGATGTCTGGACACACTGTTGTCTATAAAATACCTGTGTGTTTTATTACTCTGCTATTTTCTCTGATGTGGCTTGTCTTGAAAACAAAACTTAAGTTTCCTGATCCTAGACTTCCTTAACAGAGAAGGTAATTTAACTAGCATGATCTAGAACTCTCTCATCCAAAAACAAGTcttacagaaatgaaaacacaatAGTGGTAAAACTGTGTTAAGAAAGTAGAGTGCAGATAAGGGATGTGAGGTGTTCCTTTCTCTGGAAGTCTGAATTTGGTTCTCGTGCCAGATAAATGTCGCAATGAAGACGATGTTCGGAGCATGGATGCCAGAAACAAAATTACTCAAGACATGTTGCAGCCTAAGGTGCGGAGATCTTTTTCAGATGAGGAGGGAAGTTCTGAAGATTTACTGGAATTGTCTGATGTAGATAGTGAATCCTCAGATATCAGGTATGTCTGTTTTTAGGTTGTGTGCTGGATTAGACGTGCCTGTGTTTGAATGAGTAGACCTGCAAACTGAGCTAATTTCACAAgtgctgttgttgctgttagTGTTTCTGTGATCATTGCCAGGATCTGTTTACAGATTAAGATAATTCTTGACAAAACTCGGCAGTTTTGCTGGCCATCCTTTTGAACCTTGAGCAATCAGCAAAAATTAGAACTTCCTGAGATTCAGTTTGACACCAACAGTTCTATGTTGAATTGTGGAACAAAAAAAGGTTTCTGGCTAAGATCTTGTCAGGAGATAAAGCAGTCCATGATCCTATGAGTGTGTTTGCAATGACTGTGCTTTCTTATGTGTCTGGAATGCTGCTTTCACTGGGTGTATGGTACCAAAGCAGCTCATGCTTCACTTAGGAATTCCCAAGTACCAAAATACCTCCTCTTTATTTTCAACAGCACACACTTCTTGCTCAGTCTACAGAGGAACGGAAGAATTCTTGTAGATAACTACTCCATCTTTGTTCCCCTCTCTTTTGGTCacattgctctttttttcccttttccttttgttaaaaCTTCCTGAGGTTTTTATCTGTCACAACTACAGCAGACTTGAGAGCTGTAAGGTACTGAGTTACATAAACTTTTATCTGTTATTACTAAATGAGCAAATCCTAAATTTAAACTTTGAGTCTAACCAACCTTGTCTAGCATAGTGATGTAAGTTGTATTTGCATTTGTTGGGTATAATGTCATATGactttttgttctttcagtCAACCATATATA
This region includes:
- the CHFR gene encoding E3 ubiquitin-protein ligase CHFR isoform X2; this encodes MEQSEGGERSQQQPQPWGKLIRLGADEAEPHVLLLKREWTIGRKKGCDLSFPGNKLVSGDHCKIIVDEESGQVSLEDTSTNGTVINKLKVVKKQTCPLQTGDVIYVVYRKNEPENNVAYLYESLNTKHDATQDPVEVNVENQCHETKDTSSTGRSNDETQITSSLSSTQSCYEEPQPSTSTSNLFNAASTSLVESASVQQDNPSTSESMCVRALHDKHEKLDVNAEASAVAPEITDKENAESESQRTGEEEGLEPAEKKLKKDEDTCPSLSPAAPSECIIKIGSEDAKTSNVKPDKMEETLTCIICQELLHDCVSLQPCMHTFCAACYSGWMERSSLCPTCRCPVERICKNHILNNLVEAYLIQHPDKCRNEDDVRSMDARNKITQDMLQPKVRRSFSDEEGSSEDLLELSDVDSESSDISQPYIVCRQCPGYRRHSVPAASGTGQETEAGGMQALGDAPSTSANFPAAVQEYVCPAQGSHVICTCCFQPMPDRRAEREQNPHVAPQQCTVCLQPFCHLYWGCTRMACFGCLAPFCEINLGDKCLDGVLNNNHYESDILKDYLASRGLTWKNMLSESLLALQRGVFMLSDYRITGNTVLCYCCGLRSFRELAYQYRQNIPVAELPVTVTSRPDCYWGRNCRTQVKAHHAMKFNHICEQTRFKN
- the CHFR gene encoding E3 ubiquitin-protein ligase CHFR isoform X1 → MEQSEGGERSQQQPQPWGKLIRLGADEAEPHVLLLKREWTIGRKKGCDLSFPGNKLVSGDHCKIIVDEESGQVSLEDTSTNGTVINKLKVVKKQTCPLQTGDVIYVVYRKNEPENNVAYLYESLNTKHDATQDPVEVNVENQCHETKDTSSTGRSNDETQITSSLSSTQSCYEEPQPSTSTSNLFNAASTSLVESASVQQDNPSTSGSQCSVITPVPAFPILESMCVRALHDKHEKLDVNAEASAVAPEITDKENAESESQRTGEEEGLEPAEKKLKKDEDTCPSLSPAAPSECIIKIGSEDAKTSNVKPDKMEETLTCIICQELLHDCVSLQPCMHTFCAACYSGWMERSSLCPTCRCPVERICKNHILNNLVEAYLIQHPDKCRNEDDVRSMDARNKITQDMLQPKVRRSFSDEEGSSEDLLELSDVDSESSDISQPYIVCRQCPGYRRHSVPAASGTGQETEAGGMQALGDAPSTSANFPAAVQEYVCPAQGSHVICTCCFQPMPDRRAEREQNPHVAPQQCTVCLQPFCHLYWGCTRMACFGCLAPFCEINLGDKCLDGVLNNNHYESDILKDYLASRGLTWKNMLSESLLALQRGVFMLSDYRITGNTVLCYCCGLRSFRELAYQYRQNIPVAELPVTVTSRPDCYWGRNCRTQVKAHHAMKFNHICEQTRFKN
- the CHFR gene encoding E3 ubiquitin-protein ligase CHFR isoform X3 encodes the protein MEQSEGGERSQQQPQPWGKLIRLGADEAEPHVLLLKREWTIGRKKGCDLSFPGNKLVSGDHCKIIVDEESGQVSLEDTSTNGTVINKLKVVKKQTCPLQTGDVIYVVYRKNEPENKVNVENQCHETKDTSSTGRSNDETQITSSLSSTQSCYEEPQPSTSTSNLFNAASTSLVESASVQQDNPSTSGSQCSVITPVPAFPILESMCVRALHDKHEKLDVNAEASAVAPEITDKENAESESQRTGEEEGLEPAEKKLKKDEDTCPSLSPAAPSECIIKIGSEDAKTSNVKPDKMEETLTCIICQELLHDCVSLQPCMHTFCAACYSGWMERSSLCPTCRCPVERICKNHILNNLVEAYLIQHPDKCRNEDDVRSMDARNKITQDMLQPKVRRSFSDEEGSSEDLLELSDVDSESSDISQPYIVCRQCPGYRRHSVPAASGTGQETEAGGMQALGDAPSTSANFPAAVQEYVCPAQGSHVICTCCFQPMPDRRAEREQNPHVAPQQCTVCLQPFCHLYWGCTRMACFGCLAPFCEINLGDKCLDGVLNNNHYESDILKDYLASRGLTWKNMLSESLLALQRGVFMLSDYRITGNTVLCYCCGLRSFRELAYQYRQNIPVAELPVTVTSRPDCYWGRNCRTQVKAHHAMKFNHICEQTRFKN